ACGGGTTCGCTCGCCAGACCGAATTCGTGAATGCAGCGTTCGATGGTGGCAATCCCGAGCTCAACGCCCAGCCAGTCAGCCAGGAATTCAGCGATCTTGACGCGCGAGAGGCGGAAACGCAGCGACAGCGCCGCGATGAAGGTGGCGAGCATCGGGCCAACCAGGCAGCGCTCGCTCATCAGCAGGTCGCGCCGGCGCCCCTCGACATGTGAGCACAGTCCGGTTGCGGGGCGTGCGATGGTCTCGTGGCCACAGTCGCAGCGTATCGCCAGATAGCAATGTTTCGTGGCTGCGACATGAAGGCTCATGTCGCCGCGGGTGAGTTCAAAGCTCAGATGAGCGCTGACTTGGCGGCTTTGCGAGACGGTGGAAGATCCGAAAACTGCACGGCATGCGTCGCACGCTGTCGGCGCATGCAGGAGTTCACCGCTGACTATAATCGGCAACCGGCGCCAAAACCCTTTCGTCCCTGGCCGTTTGCCGGCCGGCTTGGGTCCAGGGTTGCCGGCGGAAGCGTTGCCGCCCGGCGCGGAACCACCACCCCCATCGGTTTTGTCGTCCCGGTCGGAGCGCTCAGAACTTTGCCCGCTCTTGGTGTTACGCCGGTAGGGATTGTCGCTGGAAGGCGGACGGGAACTGGTTGTTGAATCCTCGCCGGCATGGTTTGCCAGCGCTCGCGCCAATTCATGTAAATCCCAGGTCAGTTCTTCAAGCTCGACGCGCGACATCGCAGATAAATCAGTACGTTTAATGTCTTTCAGGCCGGGGATTCTCTGACGGGGCATCAGAATCGTAGAGTCCGGTTCGGGTGGAAAAGCAAGCCCAGCCTTTCGACATTTTACCGGCCGTTGGCTAACGCTTCATTCGAGGCAAGAAAGGGGGGGTGTGAATGGTTACCGTTTGTTGCACATATGCGAAGACGACGCCGGCCATTTTCGCTGCATCGATCTTCTCGGGATTTGTATCGTCGATCAGTACGATGTGATGTGATTTCGATAGCGGTGTAAGGTATAGATGTTCTATATTAGATTGCACTAGACGCTCAATGATAAACCATGGGATCTTGTCGGGTGAGTAGCCGGGTAGTGTGCCATCTTCCTCTTTATTTAGATGCCAGGTTCGACCGCTCTCCTTTCGACTTGTAACACGGTAAGCATCAGCTTTGACGGCTCGATGATATATTTGAAAGGCCGTCGCGGCATCGGTTTTCGGAAGGCTGCTCGATTTTATGATTCTAATCAGGCTCATGGGTCACTCCTGGTGGCTGTCTCATTTCGCTGCCGTTTCGCTGCCGCGATGTGAAGCGCAGGGCCAATTGTCAGTTTTAGTATAACCGGCCCGCGCGGGCTGAACCACTTCACATCGACGATGTGAGATTCCGGGGGCGCTCCGGCCCCCAAGGAGGTTATCAGATGAAATTCAGGACAATCTTGCTGGCGACGGCGTGCGGCTTGGCGGTGCCCGTGGCCGCCACGGCTGCCGGCCCCACCCCAGCCCCAGCCGCCCCGCTTCAGGTAGGCAAGCCGTCGGTCAAGGTCGTGCCGGTGTTCCAGGTGACGCCACCGAACCAGTTGCCGCCCGCCAATGAGCTTCCGACCGCGCCGTTTGCGGTAGGATTATATTCCGCGATCCTGGCCCAGGCGAACGACTCAAATGAACTTCCGACATCGCCGCCGCCGCCGCAATCGGCCTTGCCGTCGTGCTCTGGTTATCAACTCAACAAGTATTCATGGTACTGGCCGTCCGTTACGCAGTCGCAGACATGGTGGGCGGCGCAGCCTGGCGCGCCGGCCAAGGGGTCTGAGGCTTATACTATCGGGATTGCCATTTCGCACCAGCAACAGGAAGGATGGCAGGTAACCGGCGGTTGCGTTGCAGATCCGGAACCCGCCTGTTCCGGCGCGGGATACACAAGTCATTATACCTGGGGCGGCCAATTCAGCGGATGGGGTGGGTACTGCAATTACCAGCCGCAGCCATCATGCCCTACCGGCGCGGGTTATACAGGTAGCTATAACTGGAACGGATCGAGATGGGTGTCAGGCTGCCAATATCAATCGCAGCCGTCATGCCCTACCGGCGCGGGTTACACCGGCAGCTATAGCTGGAATGGTTCCAGTTGGGTCTCAGGCTGCCAGTACCAGGCCCAGCCGTCATGTCCTGCCCGGTATAGTGGCAGCTATAGCTGGACCGGTGCGGCATGGGTCGATAACTGCGTCGCTCCGCCTGCGCCATCAACTCCGCCCGCTTCGTCCCCGCCCTCGTCGAACAATGGCGGATCATCGAGTAACGGGGGCGGCGGCGCTGCGTCATCGACACAGTATTATCTATACTTCTCGCGCGGCAATACAGCGCGTGGGCAGGGCCAGGGCGGTCAACGATATTCAGTATCGCAATCAGACTTCGATCAAGTCGTCGCGAGCGGCAACTTTGTCATCGATTATGCTGATCCTGCGCACAATGTCGCCAACTCGGCTGACGGCGCATATACATTGCCGCCGGAATGTACGATATTACCCGACGGCGTGGATAGTATTGAGGGCACTACTATTCCAGATATAAGCTGCGCACCACGATAAGAAAAAGGGGGCTCCGATGATGGAGCCCCCTTTTTACTCCTTTCATTTAGTTGATGATTATTTATGCGCGGCGGCCTTCCCGGCGGTCGCGATCGACTTCGTTTTGGGGCTGCAATACTTCGCATTGGCGAAACGAGCGCCGGGCGAGGCGCAGGAATGAGCGAACCACTGGGGCGCGGGGGAGCCCCAACGCGCGAACGCAGGGCTGGTCGCGCCGACGAGGGCTGCAAGGGTGACGATTGAGATGATGACTGCGCGCATTGAGATATCTCCTGATTGCCACCGACGTTGATGGTATCAGTTATATAGTTGGTATCAGAATGGAACGCAATAGCTGATACCATGAATAACCGCCGCTCACGCTGTTGTGATACCATCTAAGCTGGAACGGCGATCGATACGTGATACCGGGTATCTGCCGCGCGGAGATATACCTGATACCATGTACCGGGGCGTATATGGTATCATGTATACGATATGCGATACCATCTATCACGTCGGGTAGGTGGTATCATATACGATCCGGGCAGCGATACCTGATACCATGTACCGCCGAGCCGCAGAGATATTTGTGATACCAGGTATGGAGTTTTTTATGGTATCATGTACCAGATTACTGATACCACCTAACAGGGTTTTCATGGTATCACCTATCGTTTACCTGATACCATCTATCAATCTCGTTGAATTATCTTTATATGGTATCAGGAAAACCCGATTGGACTCAAATCATGGTATCATATATAGCGAATCGCGTGGGCAGAAAACGGATCAACGACGAGTTCATGAGCGCGAGATTCCCCGCCGGCACCTTTGCGCGCATCGACGCAAATCTGCGCGAGAGAGAGGCGCGGTCTGATTTTATTCGGCTTGCGGTCGATGCCGAGATCGCCCGGCGCGAGGGCGCTTCCGGCCCGCCACCAGCGAAAAAGAAGCCCGCCGCCCCGTCCGACCAGGGCTGATCCCGCCCGGCCCGGCGCGCCGCATTTCACATCGATACCGTGACCATCGACCCGCCACATCCGGCGGGCAGGAGGTGGTTTATGGGCAGTTTCGTGATTCCGAGCGGAGATTACGTCAACGCAATGTTCCTGATGATCTTTGGTCCCATCTGGACCGCGATCGTCAACTCGGGTCTCAATTTCGGCGCGGTCGGCAGTGCCGGGGGTGGCGTCTTCGGGCCTGCCTTCATGGTTTACAACCTGGCGATAATGGGCCTGACGCTTTTCTACATCGTCAAGATTGTGCTCGAAGGCGTCGTTGGCACGGCGTACCATGGCGAATGGCTGGGCAAAAGTTTCCATGGCTTTTTCACGCCGATGCGCGTCATTATCATGCTCGCGCTGATCGCTCCGGTTTCTTCTGGCTTTTCAATCTCGCAGATCATCGTTTTGTGGACCGCCGGGCAGGCAATCGCAGTCGCGGACGGCATATCGAATACTATGCTAATCTCAATATTAAAGACAGGTTTAGTCTTCAATCCACAGATTATGCCGTCGTCGCGCCAAGTCGCCTCGTCTCTGCTACAAGACCTGGTATGCGTTGACACATATAATAGCGGCGCGTCTGGCGGGCCTGCCCTCATGACGTCAAGTAGTACCGGGTCCGGGACTACACATGGTGTTGAATTTGGTGGCAGACCTGGCACGAATATTTCACCGTCTGCTTGCGGCACGATCATCGTATCTTCCGCAAGTCAGCCGAAATCATCGGCGGAAATCAACGGAATCAACGCGATGATGCCGATATTGAATCCTGTCGCGCTCAAAATAACGAACGGAGCCCTGGGCCAGCCGACGCAAAACACCTCGACCGGATCAGTATTATCTGGCTCTACTTCCGGCATTCCAAGTAACGCAGTAAGTCTCGCAGCCCAGGCGTATAGCGAAGCGGTGCAATCTGCGGTCGCGAGCCAGGTCACCGCCGCCAACTCCGGACTAACGAATTCGTGGTCGACCGCGCTCCAAAATGACGGGTTCGGCGCGCTCGGGAGCTTCCAGATTCAGGTGTCATCGCTCGACCAGAAAATCGCTGACTTCAGCGCTGCGCAGCCCGATATCACCGGCCCGGCGACCGCAGACCTACCGGCGGGCTATGGGTATCAGCAGACCAGCGCAGCCGCTATGTCATACATCGAAAATGACAATCAGTTAGCCGCAACGCCCGGCTCGCTGGCCGGCCAGATCACAAACCCGCTTGGAAACCTGAAGTCGGGATCGCTCATGGCGCGAATAATCGACCCCGTTTTGATCCGCCTGAATGGCTCGATACTAAGCGATGTCAAGTCGTTGTCGTCCTCAACAAGTAACCCGATTGGTGCTCTGCAAACGCTCGGCATTACGCTGATGGTATCCGGCCTGACGGCTTACTCGATACTGTTGCTCGGCGTTGGTTCACTTGGGGCTGCCACTGGCAACCTCGTGGGCAATGCTGCGGGTGCAGGTAAAGCCGCGAGTTTCGTCATAGGGTTTATCAAGCCCGTTGCACTTATGCTGATCGCGGGACCGATCTTGGCGGGCGGAATACTTGCATACGTCATTCCTGCGATGCTCTATATTATGTACACCTTTGCGGTCATTGGTTGGGTCGCGGCTGTATTTGTTGGGGTCGTCGGCGCACCGCTGTGGGCTGCGAGTCATGCAGTCCCGGATGGTGAAGGGTTTGTACCGGCTGGTGCGTCGCAAGGTTATAAGTTGCTGCTCTCAATATTCGCAAAGCCCGCGCTAATTGTATTCGGGTTCTTCGCCGCAATGTTGTTGTTCAGCGCGGGCGAATACCTGATCAACAAGACTTTCATTTTCGTTGCGAACGGCGTTCTACAGTCGAGCATGGGCGGTAGTGTCGCGCAAGGTGTTGCGGGGGCGCTCATGTCGCTAATTGGGACGTTGATATATGTCGGGATTCTTGTCGTGGTATACTGGAAGCTCGGCGAGTGGAGCTTTGGACTTGTCAATCTCGTGCCGGATCGGGCGCTCGATTGGATCGGGTTGAACGACATCTCGATGTCCGAGGAGGGCGTACATGGGGAGGTGTACGGCGGGGTGGTGAGCCATACGCGGACTGTCCAGGGGGCGGTCGTGCAACCGCTTCCTGAGCGCGCGGGTGGTGGCGGCAATGGGAACGAAAGCGGGGAAACTGGCAGCAACGCTACACCCGCCGCCAAGACGCTTGAGACCGACGTTCTTCCTGAACGGAATACATGACGCAAACCGGCGTCGCTAAAGAAAGCGACGCCGGAGGCTATTCTGGATCGTAACCGACTTATCGAGCAAGGCCCTGTCTCTGGCCGCGCTCTTTTTTGTCGCCTCGATGACCTCAAGCACCTTCTCGGCACTGGCATCTCTGTCTGACATCAAAAATTCAAGGCCGGCCTTGAACGCGACGGCGTCAGCATGCTCGTCCTGGGCGACGTATGCCAACTCCGCCAGGGCTGCTCGCCGCCAGTCGTCGCCCTTTTTCCATTCGTTCCGCACCTGCTCAAGCTGCGACTGTGCTGCCCGCAGATCGCCCCGAGCGCGTTGGAGCGCCGCACTGTTGCCAGCAAATTCGGCGTCATAGCTGACCTGGGGCTTGCCCCGCGAATCATAACTTGTTCGAAACATCACGCGACCTCATTTGATTTCAGCACTATATCAAGTTACAGTGCAGTTGTCAACATAATTCCACAAGTTAAAGTCAAAACTGGCCGGGCCGGCGTCCCAAAAGTAGTCCAGCAACGCCCATGACAAGCGGAATGGTTGCGGGGACAAGTAGCGACGCAAGCTCATAATCCCGTGTGATAAGCACAAAGGCGACGACAAGGCCATATAGCGCGAACGAAAGCAGAATTTTATTGTAACACTCGACCGCCGCGATCCGCATCTGCGGGTGCTGTTTCTCGCCGACGGGGGCGATCAAGGTTTTTGACATGGTGGTGAGGCGGCTTTTAGTGTCTCGACCGGCGGCGATGAAAGGGTTGAAAAACCGCATTTCGGCCCGGGCTGCGCGGCGGAAGAGGCCGGGTTTGCGGGGTTTCGAGGGTGATGTTGTCATGGTGTATCTCCTTTATGCCCCGCACGGCGCGGGGCTTCGATGATCACACTCGTGATGTGAAGTCCGACCCGATTCTCCGCCCGCCCGCCCGCCCGGCGGCGGCGGCGGCGGCGGCGGCTGTGGCTCCTTTCTTCCTTGCCGCGTCCCGACGGACGCGGCATCACCGAAGGCGCACCCGCGCTCGGTCCCGATCGACCCCGCCGACCACCACCGGCGCTACCACCGGCTCGGCCAGCTTCTCCGCCGCCGCCTGGCGCAATTCCGTCAGCCTTTCCCGATCGACCTCGCCCGGCCCGTCAGTCGCCCCGAGCGCCGTTTTTCTTTCGGCCCACCCCGCCCACGACTTTGAAAGTCTGTTGATATTATCAGTAATGATCGAAAGCTGATACCGCTCGCGGCTGCACGCGACGTATGCGCTCTCTGCCGTTGCGACTCTCGATGATTCCCCGGCGACGATCACGCTGTCGACCGTTCTTCCCTGGCTCAAATGCGTCGTCAGCGCCCAGCCTCGGTCGACTGCCACCCCTTTCCGCCGATCGATCGTCGTCAGTCGCCCGTCATCCAACCGCACCGCCGCCGTTCCCTTCGCCTTGTCAACCTCCTCGACCACCCCCCCGGCCCCGTTGGTAATTCTTTCGTTCCCCCGCCCGATTGGCTCCCTGAACACCACCCGATCGCCTCCCGCGAGCGTCATGGCCCGCCGCGTATACACTCGCGCGCCCGCCACCGGCTTCCATCGTTTCTCGGCCCCAGCATCATCAACAAGTATAACCTCGCCGCCAGCAACGTCACGGACAGTGTAATCCACAAGCTGCTTGTTCTCATAAAGTCGCACGATCATCCCGGATTTATACGTGACCGCCCGCGATAGTGCTTCTTTCGTCGCATCGACTTTATCAAGCGCGATGATCTCGATTTCGTCGCCGCTGATCTCACGTTGTAGTTTTAGACCAGCACGGATGAGGTCGTTGACTTGCTGGCGGACCGCATTTGTGCCGCTGAGTACAAGGGTCGATGCGCGATCTTCTGGGTTTTTACTAAGATATGCTTGCGCTGTAGCGGCGGCAATGGCCGCGCGACGCTCCATGGTGGTCGGAAGTGGCTTGCCGTCGGCCCCGCGTTGCGCGGTCGGAACTGCGACTTCAGACATAAATGGGCGGGCGGCGATTACGGCCTCGGCTGCCCGGCCAGACGCGAACGCGCTGGCGATCTTCAAGAGATTAGGGTCTTTTTGTCGTTGAATCTCGCTGATCCGTGCGGTTTGGAGGGAGCCAGACTCAATCATCTGACCGAAAGGTGACCCGGCCGCGACGCTTGCAAGCTGGCGCGGGTCGCCAACGAAAATCGCTCGATCGCCCGCCGATTCGATCTGTGCGATCAGACGTTCCATGTCTGATGATCCGACCATGCCAGACTCGTCGATCAGGATGAGGCGGCCCCCGCCCGGTGGCGGTTTTGCGAGGAAACTTGCGATGGTCGTGCTGTCGCAGCCCGCCGACCTCAACTCGCGCGCGGCGCTGGTCGATGGCGCGAGTCCGATGATTTCGAACCCGCCGGCGCGGGCCGCTTGAACGAGGGCGTTCATCGCGGTGGTTTTCCCCGCGCCCGCCGCGCCAACAATTCCGATATACCGATCACTTGTGGTGAGCGCGAGGCTGATCGCGGAACGCTGGCCCTGCCCATACTGCCACCCCTGGTCGACCTCACGCGCGGCGATGAATCGGGCGGCTTCGTCGGCCTCGGTAATCGGCGCAATCTGCTCGCGTCCGGCACGCGCGGCGGCCAGGATCAGTGACTCTCTATATAAGGAGTCCTCCGTGGCCAGCCGCCCGCCGCCCGCATCGATCAACCCGGCTTCACCTGCCGCGATCGCCTGGTCGATCTCGTCGATCATCGCCGCGCCGATGCCGAACGTGAGCGCTTCGAGCCGGACCGAGTCTCTCGGAAAGACGCTTGCCCGCTCGCTCAAATGCCGCGCCGCCGATCGAACTGCCTCGCCCGCCTTCGATTCCGGGGCTGGCATGGTCCCGCGTTTGATGGCTGCTCGCGCCGCAAACGTCAGCCCCAGCCCCAGCGCCGCCGACCGCTCGCGCCATTCTTGCTGCTGATCTTGTTGGGCCAGGCCGGATTTCCCTTGTCGCGTTTTCAGATTCGCGGCGGTTCGCTGGGCAGCGGTGCTGTCGTCGCGGTCGAGGCCGGCATCTTCGAGCGCTTCGTCGATTTGGACCTTGCGCTGGCTAAAATGCTCGATCGCATCTGCCGGGATACCAGCGATCTCGAAACCGTCCCCCGTTGGCTCGATCCCGTACCCGAGCCTGACCAGTGACCTTGCCAGCGCACTTTTATATATACTGTCCGCCAGCCTCATCCGAACAGCTTGCTCACCCCAGTCCAGATCGACTGCGCGTAATCCATCCGGCCCCCGTGTCGCATTTATGATAATACAATGTGAGTGTAGCTGCGGGTCAGCCCGGCCATCAACTGATCGCGCATCTTCGTGTCTGAAAATGGCAGCCGCAATACCGCCACCCGATCGCGTTTTTACTCCATTTTTACCGAACCGCGACTTTGCGACTTCCCGCTCGACGAATTTTAATGCCTCTTTTACTGCTGCATCATGCGCGATTGCGATGCGCTCGTCGCCACCGATGAGGCACATCATTGAGACTGACTTCGGCGCGCTCAGGGTGACGTCATGGCCCGCGCGGCGATCTGACCTTGTTTTACCGAGATCCTCAGCGCCGATTCGCCCCTCTAGCGCCGCGAGGAAATCTTGATCTTCGACCGCGCCGACCAGACCGCTTTCGGCTGCCAGCCCGCCGATCCACTGCGACGGTGCGCCACTATTATAGTAACCATGTTTTGCCTCGGGCCTGGGCTTTTTATGTTTACAATAGCGAACGATTTTCTTTGCGTCTTTGGCTGATAGCGGTTTTGTCGACAACATTTTGATGATCTCCATCAGGCCGGCACCGCGCCGGCCTGCTGAAAATCACATCATCTTTGTGAAATCAGCCCGCCTTTTCCCCGCCGCCGCCCGCCACGATTTCACATGCCTGCTGTCTCCATTAGCCCGGCATCCCGTCGAGGCGGAAGGAGAACAGCAAATGACTATCGAATCATCAACAAGTAGACGAGCGATCAGCCGCAATACAACAAAGGCGGTCGATCATGTGGAAGCGCAACATTATCTGATCAATAGCGTAATGGCGCTGGGGACCGGGCTGATATTCAGCTATATCCCGGCGCATCTTCATGGTGTGACTTACCATCTCGATGATCGCGCGGCGGCGATGGCGTTTAGCGGGCTGGCGGTTGTGTTCGGGATCATGGGGCTGGCGAAGGCGCGGCGGGCCAGGCTGGCGGGGAGATAAAGGCGGGCGGATTTCACAAAATTGGTGTGATCGACAGAAGCCCGTCGAGGTCGGCGGGCATGGAGGGTAAGATGAGATTGATAAGAGCTAAAAAGGGTGTGACCGGAATCGAGTATGGGATGTTGCTCGCGCTGATCGGCGCGGTGATCCTCGTGCCGGTCATATCAACCGGTGCGAGTTTGCAACAAATATTTTGCAATATGGGTGGGGCAATAGGGGGCGCGGCGTGCCCAGATGCAAGTGCCGCCCCGCCGGCTACGCTGCCGATTACGTTCCCGCAGACGAGCGTCGCAAATATCGGTCCCAGCGATCAACTATTTGCGACATCAACCGGCAGTCTCGACGGCGTTATTATCAGTCCGGCGGCAGCATCTATTTATCCGATCGGCCCTTTCGGCACGTCGTATAGTTCGACCGGCAACGAATCTATTGCGACGTTCGGTAATGGAACAGGATCGCCCTGGGGCGCGATTGTTGACAATGCGCCGGCGCTCGATGCACTCAAAAGTGCGTGCAGCGCTGGCGTCGTCCCGGCGACGTCCGTTCATCAGGTACCCGCCGGGCCGCCGGGCGGGGTGGCGATTGTTACGTCGATTGGCGACACGCCGACGAATGAGCTTGATTCGCTACAGTATGGTACAGCGACCGCAGGCTCAAATTTTTCATCGAGCGATTCAGTCGTGACGTGCGCCGCACCGGCAGGCTGATCCCGGCTCCGCACCAAAAAGGCCGGGTCGCCCCCGGCCTTTTTTTTTGAGCCCAACTTTCAATCACGAGATAATCGCAACATCATCGCAAGCTGATCGCGAGATCATGACAAGATGATCGCGAGATCATCGCAAGGTCATCGCAAGATAATCGCGAGATCGACCGGCGCAGCGCCAGACCAACCTTCATCGCCGGAGGCGCAAGCCAATCTTCCTTCAGCCGTAGGCCCCGCCCGACCTTTAGTCCGGACACGGATGCGTTTGTGTGGAGGTGGTGTAACCTGACGTCTGGAAATTCATTTTGGGTTGGGAGTTGGTGCCCTTGCCGGGGCATGCCCCGGCAAGGGCTGTTCATTCTGGTATTCCATGCAGTTGTTCACACCAACATGGAGACCGATGAATGGACGCCAAAAAGGATACGATTATCGAGGCACTTTTGGAACATCTGATCGAAAACGGCGCAGGCGATATCGCCACGGTATTTGCCAGGACCTTCGAACTCGCCATGCAGATCGAGCGCGAACGCTTCCTCCACGCCAGTCACTACGAGCGCAACCCCGATCGTCAGGGTTACGCCAATGGCTACAAGCCCAAGCGGATCGATACCCCGGCCGGGTCGATCACCGTCGATGTCCCCAAAACCGCCGGTCACGTGGGCGAACCCTTCTACCCACAGTCCCTCGAACGCGGCCGACGCTCGGTCCGCGCCGTCATGGTCGCCGTCGCCGAAATGTACATCAAAGGCGTCTCCACCCGCGACGTCGAGGCCGTCATGCGCGAATTCGGCATCGAAAGCCTCTCCTCCGCTCAGGTCAGCCGCGCCAGCAAGCTGCTCGATGACGAACTCGCCGCCTGGCGCACCCGACCCCTCGCCGAGATCCGCTACCTCATCCTCGACGCCAGATATGAAAAAATGCGCGATAATGGCGTCGTCCGCGATGCCGCCGTGCTCTCGGCCATCGGCATCGGACCCGATGAACGCCGCCGTGTCCTCGGCGTCTCGGTCGCCCTTTCCGAGGCCGAAGTCCATTGGCGTGCCTTCCTCGAAAGCCTCCATCAGCGTGGCCTGCGAGGCGTCGAATTCATCGTCTCCGATGACCATGCCGGATTGCACGCCGCACGCCGCGCCGTCTTCGGCGCCGCACACTGGCAACGATGCCAGTTCCACCTCGCCCAAAACGCCATCCACCACGCCCCCAACCACGCCATCCGCAAACGCATCGGCGCAGAACTCCGGACCGTCTGGAACGCAAATTCCCTCGCCGCTGCCCAGATCGCTCTCACAACCCTCGTCAATGCCTATCGCGACACCGCACCAAAGCTCGCCGATTGGCTCGAACGAAATATCCCCGAAGGCCTCACCGTCTTCACACTGCCAGAACCCCACCAGCGCCGGCTTCGCACTTCCAACCCCATGGAACGCGGCATCCAGCAGGAACTCAAACGCCGCACCACCAAAATCAGGGTCTTCCCCAACGAAGCCTCCCTCGAACGCCTCGTCAGCGCCGTCCTCGTCGAAATCGATGAAAAATGGGCCGCCGACACCAAGGGCTACATCAAGTGGGACTACCAGGATGCCTGACCCCCGCTCGCCCTATTTTCCAGACATCAGGTTGCTCAATCTGTGTGGATTATCAATAGTACATCCCGCAGGGATGTACGTCTCTATGAATCAATACGAGATGAGCCGTTTTTTATCACAGGTGATCCCCATGACGACCGGTGGTCATCGAATACGGGCGGGGTCAGGCTGTAATCGGGGGATTTCGAGTTGATGTTGGTGGGTAGACGGTCGAAATCGAGGTGATGGACGGCGTAAACCGGTGAAGATGACCGATCTGTAGCCGCATCTGGGTCGGCGTAGGGCGAAAAACGGCGAACCACTTCACATCAACCCTGTGATGAGCATCCCCCGGCCAGACAGGAGATGTACCATGGCAATTGAGGAGCTACGCGGCCCACCACCCGAACCCGATATCCGCGCGGTCGTAATCAGACACTATCACGACATCAGGGCCGCGCGCGCCGGAGGGTGGAGATGGTCGGCAATCGGGATCGTCATCGGGTTGCCCGGTGAGGCAATCCGGCGGGCGTTTGAGCGAGTTGATCGCCGGATTGTCGCCGGCCTGCTGACCCCCCCTGCTGCACCACCACCATCGGCGGGGCTGAAGGTTGCCAGGCCCGCCGCGCTGGCCGCCGCCGCCCGCCCGTTCGGGTCCAATTTTGAAGATCTTACTCAGGGAACAAATTCATGAAGAAACTCCTACTGGTTCATGGCGATAAAGGCGGGGTCGGCAAATCGACACTTGCCTCAGCCTTGATCGACCTCGCGCTGGCCGGCGGTCCAATATGCGTG
This sequence is a window from Acidiphilium acidophilum. Protein-coding genes within it:
- a CDS encoding DotA/TraY family protein, with product MGSFVIPSGDYVNAMFLMIFGPIWTAIVNSGLNFGAVGSAGGGVFGPAFMVYNLAIMGLTLFYIVKIVLEGVVGTAYHGEWLGKSFHGFFTPMRVIIMLALIAPVSSGFSISQIIVLWTAGQAIAVADGISNTMLISILKTGLVFNPQIMPSSRQVASSLLQDLVCVDTYNSGASGGPALMTSSSTGSGTTHGVEFGGRPGTNISPSACGTIIVSSASQPKSSAEINGINAMMPILNPVALKITNGALGQPTQNTSTGSVLSGSTSGIPSNAVSLAAQAYSEAVQSAVASQVTAANSGLTNSWSTALQNDGFGALGSFQIQVSSLDQKIADFSAAQPDITGPATADLPAGYGYQQTSAAAMSYIENDNQLAATPGSLAGQITNPLGNLKSGSLMARIIDPVLIRLNGSILSDVKSLSSSTSNPIGALQTLGITLMVSGLTAYSILLLGVGSLGAATGNLVGNAAGAGKAASFVIGFIKPVALMLIAGPILAGGILAYVIPAMLYIMYTFAVIGWVAAVFVGVVGAPLWAASHAVPDGEGFVPAGASQGYKLLLSIFAKPALIVFGFFAAMLLFSAGEYLINKTFIFVANGVLQSSMGGSVAQGVAGALMSLIGTLIYVGILVVVYWKLGEWSFGLVNLVPDRALDWIGLNDISMSEEGVHGEVYGGVVSHTRTVQGAVVQPLPERAGGGGNGNESGETGSNATPAAKTLETDVLPERNT
- the mobF gene encoding MobF family relaxase encodes the protein MEIIKMLSTKPLSAKDAKKIVRYCKHKKPRPEAKHGYYNSGAPSQWIGGLAAESGLVGAVEDQDFLAALEGRIGAEDLGKTRSDRRAGHDVTLSAPKSVSMMCLIGGDERIAIAHDAAVKEALKFVEREVAKSRFGKNGVKTRSGGGIAAAIFRHEDARSVDGRADPQLHSHCIIINATRGPDGLRAVDLDWGEQAVRMRLADSIYKSALARSLVRLGYGIEPTGDGFEIAGIPADAIEHFSQRKVQIDEALEDAGLDRDDSTAAQRTAANLKTRQGKSGLAQQDQQQEWRERSAALGLGLTFAARAAIKRGTMPAPESKAGEAVRSAARHLSERASVFPRDSVRLEALTFGIGAAMIDEIDQAIAAGEAGLIDAGGGRLATEDSLYRESLILAAARAGREQIAPITEADEAARFIAAREVDQGWQYGQGQRSAISLALTTSDRYIGIVGAAGAGKTTAMNALVQAARAGGFEIIGLAPSTSAARELRSAGCDSTTIASFLAKPPPGGGRLILIDESGMVGSSDMERLIAQIESAGDRAIFVGDPRQLASVAAGSPFGQMIESGSLQTARISEIQRQKDPNLLKIASAFASGRAAEAVIAARPFMSEVAVPTAQRGADGKPLPTTMERRAAIAAATAQAYLSKNPEDRASTLVLSGTNAVRQQVNDLIRAGLKLQREISGDEIEIIALDKVDATKEALSRAVTYKSGMIVRLYENKQLVDYTVRDVAGGEVILVDDAGAEKRWKPVAGARVYTRRAMTLAGGDRVVFREPIGRGNERITNGAGGVVEEVDKAKGTAAVRLDDGRLTTIDRRKGVAVDRGWALTTHLSQGRTVDSVIVAGESSRVATAESAYVACSRERYQLSIITDNINRLSKSWAGWAERKTALGATDGPGEVDRERLTELRQAAAEKLAEPVVAPVVVGGVDRDRARVRLR
- a CDS encoding Flp family type IVb pilin, translating into MEGKMRLIRAKKGVTGIEYGMLLALIGAVILVPVISTGASLQQIFCNMGGAIGGAACPDASAAPPATLPITFPQTSVANIGPSDQLFATSTGSLDGVIISPAAASIYPIGPFGTSYSSTGNESIATFGNGTGSPWGAIVDNAPALDALKSACSAGVVPATSVHQVPAGPPGGVAIVTSIGDTPTNELDSLQYGTATAGSNFSSSDSVVTCAAPAG
- a CDS encoding IS256 family transposase, whose amino-acid sequence is MDAKKDTIIEALLEHLIENGAGDIATVFARTFELAMQIERERFLHASHYERNPDRQGYANGYKPKRIDTPAGSITVDVPKTAGHVGEPFYPQSLERGRRSVRAVMVAVAEMYIKGVSTRDVEAVMREFGIESLSSAQVSRASKLLDDELAAWRTRPLAEIRYLILDARYEKMRDNGVVRDAAVLSAIGIGPDERRRVLGVSVALSEAEVHWRAFLESLHQRGLRGVEFIVSDDHAGLHAARRAVFGAAHWQRCQFHLAQNAIHHAPNHAIRKRIGAELRTVWNANSLAAAQIALTTLVNAYRDTAPKLADWLERNIPEGLTVFTLPEPHQRRLRTSNPMERGIQQELKRRTTKIRVFPNEASLERLVSAVLVEIDEKWAADTKGYIKWDYQDA